A window of Aerosakkonema funiforme FACHB-1375 genomic DNA:
CAGGTAGATTGTTGTTCACAAAATAAAAGTTTTGTAGTAAAATATTTACCTCCTTAAAAATTAAGGAGTGAAGTTTTCAGTACAAGCAGGCGATCGATCGGGATCAGAACATATACATAGCCCGTACTGCGAGGGGCTTGAGAAGATCGGCGATAAATTGGAGTAGAAAGATCGCCAAAATCGGTGAAAAATCAATACCACCGAGAGGGGGAATAAAAGAGCGAAAGATATTCAGGTAAGGATCGGTTAGCTGACTGAGGATGGAAAACGGCGGATCGTACCAGTTGAGATTGGGAAACCAGCTCAGCAGAATCCTAATAATCAACAAAACG
This region includes:
- a CDS encoding YggT family protein; its protein translation is MDASVALLFNALITFVNIYVVLLIIRILLSWFPNLNWYDPPFSILSQLTDPYLNIFRSFIPPLGGIDFSPILAIFLLQFIADLLKPLAVRAMYMF